In the genome of Leishmania infantum JPCM5 genome chromosome 27, one region contains:
- a CDS encoding putative arginyl-tRNA synthetase: MCAAAATVNVELALKEIVKATIAKAFPLVPAQEPLITLGKVSEYQCNNAMGLVKVLSQQQQPIKMSPQMVGEELKKNLVGNDIIDEFEPTPKGFINVSIRKEWVARMVKEVLKQGIRPPVVTKQRVLVDFSAPNIAKEMHVGHLRSTIIGESISRLLEFCQHDVARINHIGDWGTAFGMLILYIKRNFPDYTTNPPDISDLTDFYRAAKKCFDEDQEFKEKARLEVVKLQALEEDSIQAWKYICDVSREEFDKVYTRLGATIEERGESFYNPLIPKVLDLLEEAGQIEVSDGAKLIVSKEARKLDSLDARDMTKLASQHLALVSRDGPSYHPNLLAAMKKAGILTGTEGEESVALSKKEVKPWNKFDIRVDLDKLMAQLAPLYKKQLDPLFLEVFEAAGIVKGDSILVPRFSFPLMVVKSDGGYTYDTTDVTATYHRFVIEKMNRVIYCTDLGQYEHFRMCMQTAKDMGWMEHATWDHAGFGLVTGADGKKIKTRSGETVKLKDLMDEAVERSLAILKEREAGERSQGHSEEEMQKLSNIIGIGAIKYFDLKQTRTGDYAFSYDKMLDMSGNTAVFLLYQYARICSIKRKAGIADEELLEITDISLETPQEKSLALCALRFQTVILKTVEDLFPHHLADFAYELMTNFSNFFQNCRVLDDPLQNSRLCLVELTRITLKKTLELLNIETAERI; this comes from the coding sequence atgtgcgccgctgccgctaccgTGAATGTGGAGCTGGCGCTGAAGGAGATTGTCAAGGCGACCATCGCCAAGGCCTTCCCGCTCGTCCCGGCCCAGGAGCCTCTCATCACCCTTGGCAAGGTGAGCGAGTATCAGTGCAACAATGCCATGGGGCTGGTGAAGGTGCTctctcagcagcagcagccaatAAAGATGAGCCCGCAGATGGTCGGCGAGGAGCTCAAAAAGAACTTGGTCGGCAATGATATCATCGACGAGTTCGAACCCACGCCCAAGGGTTTCATTAATGTCAGCATCCGCAAGGAATGGGTGGCTAGGATGgtgaaggaggtgctgaaACAGGGCATCCGCCCACCCGTCGTGACGAAGCAGCGCGTGCTCGTCGACTTTTCAGCGCCGAACATTGCCAAGGAGATGCATGTCGGACATCTGCGCTCCACCATCATCGGCGAGTCGATCAGCCGCCTGCTGGAGTTCTGCCAGCATGACGTTGCACGCATCAACCACATCGGCGACTGGGGTACGGCGTTTGGCATGCTCATTCTGTACATCAAGCGCAACTTCCCCGACTACACCACGAACCCGCCGGACATCTCTGACCTCACCGACTTCTACCGCGCGGCGAAGAAGTGCTTCGACGAGGACCAGGAGTTCAAGGAGAAGGCCCGCCTCGAGGTGGTgaagctgcaggcgctggaggaggatTCTATCCAGGCGTGGAAGTACATCTGCGACGTGTCGCGCGAGGAGTTCGACAAGGTTTACACCCGCCTCGGCGCCACCATCGAGGAGCGCGGTGAGAGCTTCTACAACCCGCTTATTCCAAAGGTGCTCGAtctgctggaggaggcgggacAGATCGAGGTGAGTGACGGCGCGAAGCTCATCGTCAGCAAGGAGGCGCGCAAACTGGATAGCCTCGATGCGCGTGACATGACAAAGCTGGCGAGTCAGCACCTCGCGCTCGTCTCGCGCGATGGTCCGTCGTACCACCCGAACCTGCTTGCCGCCATGAAGAAGGCTGGCATCTTGACCGGGACTGAGGGTGAGGAGTCGGTGGCGCTGTCGAAGAAGGAGGTGAAGCCGTGGAACAAGTTTGATATCCGCGTGGACCTGGACAAGCTGATGGCCCAGCTCGCACCCCTGTACAAGAAGCAGCTCGATCCTCTCTTCCTGGAGGTGTTCGAGGCTGCGGGGATTGTCAAGGGCGACAGCATCCTTGTCCCCCGTTTCTCCTTCCCGCTGATGGTGGTGAAAAGTGATGGCGGCTACACCTACGACACGACAGATGTCACGGCCACGTACCACCGCTTCGTCATCGAGAAGATGAACCGCGTCATCTACTGCACCGATTTGGGCCAGTACGAGCACTTCCGCATGTGCATGCAGACGGCAAAGGACATGGGCTGGATGGAACATGCCACATGGGACCACGCCGGCTTTGGCCTTGTGACGGGTGCAGATGGCAAGAAGATAAAGACGCGCTCGGGTGAGACGGTGAAGCTGAAGGACCTCATGgacgaggcggtggagcggtCCCTTGCGATCCTGAAGGAGCGTGAGGCGGGCGAGCGCAGCCAAGGCCACTCGGAGGAAGAGATGCAGAAGCTTTCCAACATTATCGGCATTGGCGCCATCAAGTACTTCGATCTCAAGCAGACGCGTACTGGTGACTACGCCTTCAGCTACGACAAGATGCTGGACATGTCTGGAAACACAGCCGTGTTCCTTCTCTATCAGTACGCCCGCATCTGCTCTATCAAGCGCAAGGCCGGCATAGCGGATGAGGAGCTGCTCGAGATCACCGACATCTCTCTCGAGACCCCGCAGGAGAAGAGCCTCgcgctgtgcgcgctgcgcttccAGACGGTGATTCTCAAGACCGTTGAGGATCTCTTCCCGCACCACCTGGCCGACTTCGCGTACGAGCTCATGACAAACTTCTCCAACTTTTTCCAAAACTGCCGCGTCTTGGATGACCCGCTGCAGAACAGCCGCCTGTGCCTAGTCGAGCTTACCCGCATCACCCTCAAGAAGACATTGGAGCTGCTGAACATCGAGACGGCCGAGCGCATTTAG